In Sphaerospermopsis torques-reginae ITEP-024, the genomic window ACACAATTAGAACAACTAGAAATCTCTCGATACTTCCCAGAAGATGGCAACCAAACCTCTAAATCATAGGTCTTTGTTGCCCCAAAACCTAAATCACCAGTACATAAATTAATCACTCGATAAGGCAACTTTAAACCCTGTAAAATTGACTCTGCACTAGCAACTAACTTCTCTAATTCCTCAAAAGAATCTTCCGGTTTTACTAACTTCACCAACTCAACTTTATTGAATTGATGCAACCGAATTAAACCCCGCATATCCCGTCCATAACTTCCCGCTTCTCGCCGAAAACAAGGAGTATAAGCACAGTGATAAATCGGTAAATCTTCCGCGTTGATAATTTCCCCCCGATAAAAATTTGTAACCGGAACTTCCGCAGTAGGAATTAACCACAATTCATCATCTGCACATTTAAAACTTTCCTCTGCAAACTTGGGTAATTGTCCAGTTCCCGTTAAAGAATCAGTATTAACTAACAACGGTGGACTAACTTCAATATACCCATTTTCAATATGCTTAGAAAGCATAAATTGAATTAACGCCCTTTCTAAAGCAGCACCCGCACCTATCAAACTCACAAACCGACTTTGGGCAATTTTTACCGCCCTTTCAAAATTCAAAATACCCAACTTTTCCCCAATTTCCCAATGAGGTAAAATATTCGGGTTTTCCGGTTTATATTCATCTCCCCATCTTCTCACTTCTGGGTTATCATCTTCACTTGCACCGATGGGAGTAGAATCACTAGGAAGGTTAGGAAGTGCTAAAAGTAAATCTTGAATTTGTGCTTTTAACTCTTTTTCCTGGGGTTCTAATTCGCTTAATGTGATTTTAATATTATTCCCCTCTTCCTTTAAAGCGAGAATTTCCTCACTTTGCGGACTAACACCCGATTTTATCTTTTGTCCTACCAGTTTACCAATTTCATTACTCCGCGCTTGTAAATCGTTGCGTTTTCCTTCCAGTTCCCGTTGTTTTTGACTTAAATCTAATATAGGTTGAATGTCATATTTACCACTACGACTGTTCAACTTTTCTTGTACTAATTGGGGGTTTTCTCTAATTTGTTTAATATCCAGCATTGGTGAATTTTGTGAGTTTTTGTCAATTGTACTTGATGGAGGTGATTATTCGTAGGGGTTTAGCAATGCTCAGTAGTGTCAACTGAAGCTAAACATGGTTTATCTGTTAGCTTCCACACCCCCCATGAAATGAATTATGGCTTACGCCACGCTACGCTATCATGGCTAATAGCTAAAGTTTACTAAAGTAAACTCTCAATTTTCTGGTATTTTTAGTCATCTTTAGATGACTTTTGCTATTAGACTGGGAATTCATTCCCAGTCGGGTTATCGGTTTTAGGTTAAGTTGACACCAATGAAGCTCTTGCTTTACCCTTACTTGCATCATCAATCATATCTATTATTAACACCAGTTTTATACAATAACCATACAAAATCATCAAATTAATCAAAATCCCTTTTTCATCCGCGTTCATCTGCGTTCATCTGCGTTCTACTCTCAATATAGAATGTAGGTTGGGTTGAGGAACGAAACCCAACATTTAGAATAACGAAACCCAACATTTAGAGGAACGAAACCCAACAATTATAAGATATTCATAAGATTTTGTTGGGTTGCGCTATCGCTTAACCCAACCTACAAAATATGATAAACTAAAACTAAAATCAGGAGGTTTTCAGCAATGATGACATCTGAACCAGTAATTTTAAATATCAAAAATGTTGGTTTAAGTGATGAACAATTTTATCACCTCTGTCAAACTAACGAAGATTGGAAACTAGAAGAAACAGCTAAAGGAGAATTAATTATTATGCCTCCAGTGGGTGCAATTAGTGGTAATAGAGAATCAAATTTTAATGGATATGTTTGGTTATGGAATTTGCAAACTAAGCTAGGAAAAGTCTTTAGTTCTTCCACTATTTTCACTTTACCTAATGGTGGTAAACGTTCCCCTGATGTCGCTTGGATAGCTAATGAACGTTGGGATGCTTTAAGCATTGAAGAACAAGAAAAATTTCCTAGAATTTGTCCTGATTTTGTTATAGAATTACGTTCTCGTACCGATTCTTTAACTCAACTACAAGATAAAATGCAGGAATATCTTAATAGTGGTTTACGTTTAGGTTGGTTAATTGATCCGCAAAATCAACCAGTAGAAATTTATCGTCAAAATCAACCAGTAGAAATTATCTCATTACCGACAACTTTATCAGGAGAAGATGTTTTACCAGGATTTATTTTAGATTTATCTCTCTTCCATGATTAATAATACCAATTACCAATTACCAATTACCAATTACCAATTACCAATTACCAATTACCAATTACCAATTACCAATTACCAATTACCAATTACCAATTACCAATTACCCATTACCAAACTATTTTGTAATCCGATTTAATAAAAATAGTGAAGCTATAAGTCCTGAAAAATGCGCTGATACAGTATTTATGTTTGCCTGTACTACAAGCATATCTAAACCGCTAATAATCCGAGTAGGGTCAAATAATTGCGTTGTTACTGCTTGTGGGGAAATTGACCTAGCCACCAATGTACCTACAATCGCTTGCGCTCCTAGCAGCGTAACTAATATTCCTCCTAAATTTACCCATACACCTAATCGTATGATTTGTACACTTTCAAGTTTCCTTGGGCGGTTACTGGGATTAGGGGAATCTAGTTGTTTACCAATTGTTGTATACCGATAGGCTAAGTAAATACCCGCACCTAAAACAATTAGTCCACAAACCGCTAAAAATACCCCAAAGCCTGTTCCTGGGTTGTTACTGGGGCTGCCCGGTCTTTGACTAAAAAAGGCAAATAATATCACTATTATACCAGAAATTACACCTAAAACTAATTGTATCCAAAAACTAATCCAACCTCCCAAGCGAAACATTTGGGCGATCGCTCTAATATTAGCGGATGGAGTTTCAAAATTTTGTGTCATAAGAAACTGGGGATTGGTGACTGGGGACTGGGGATTAGGAATTGCTAAAACACAATTATTGTCTGTCCAAAAAATCCTGACAATCCCTATCAAGAATAATTGATAATAAGTAAGTCTGGTTTAGTAAAAAACTCAAATTTAGCTATGAATAATACTATTGTGCAATCTACTTTCCTACTCACTTTGTTATTATCAGTAGGACTATTTTTCTTTATTCGTGCTTCCACAAAAGACCGCACCGAACAAGCAAAGTTAACTTCTGAACAAGATGACGCTACCTTGATGAACCAACTCAAGGAGTATTTTCGCTCCCGTTCCTACCGTGTAACATCTATAGATAAAGACAGTAATCAGGTGAATTTTGAAGGATTTGTTAGACCTAGCTGGTTCTTAGCTATATTCTTAACTATTTTAGCCGCAGTTGGTTTTGCTTGCCTCTCTTTGGTTTTATCTCAGCTTTTTTCTAGTCACAGTCCATTTTCCCTGGTTTTAGTCCTGCTGTCACCATTAAGTGGTATATTTTATTGGCGCAAGGCAGGAAGACTTGAGAAGGTGTCACTCAAAATGGAGTCAACTCCAAATGAACAACACTCCTCAAGTATAATTACTGTCATCGCCCATCGTGATGAACTTGCTGAGTTACAAAAGGCGTTACAGTTAAAAATGGTTGACTAAACTTTATTTGTTAGTCCAGGCTTGACAATCGTATCCTGATGATGAAGTGCTAACTTCTGACAGACTTTTGAGGAAAGAGAACAGTAGGGAGGAAACACACCAAATCTTATATGGGTAGTTTTGCTTTTAGATACCTTTAGCAATTAAAGCTCATTATATCTAAGCAAAACATATTCTTGTGTGCTGGATTTTGTTGCTACTCCTTGCTGTATCATTATCCTTTATATCAAACCATGCAATATAAAACTGCACAGGATTTGACCATCTAAAGTTAATTAGCTCTACTGACAGTTCAGCTACAAACTTAAAAAAAATTGAATTTTTGCATAAACTGATCAATTTTGCCAGTTAATTAATGTCAGAGTCAGAAGTAAGAATTAGGATTCAATGCGTAGGAGATAATTTTAGAAGTTAGCGACTTGCCACAGTCACTAATTCTTGCTGACTAACTGGAGTTTCCAACACTCTCAGACTAGGAAATAGAAAATGATTCTCTTCTACGTATTGAGCGCCAAACAGACCTTTTTCCGCCCAAAAATAACGATCTGTTGTATGTTCGTTGCGTTTTACAAGTAGCAAGGCAGGAGGCAAGATACCTTCAGCTTGAATGAATTTTCTAGCTGCTGTCACAGGTTTATCTTCGCCACTTTCGATGCTGTACTGAGGCACGTGTTCTAGAATCCGTCGTCCTTCCTGACGACGACGACTTTTTCTTTTACGTCTCCTTGCCAACCTATTGTCCTCCTCTTTCAAGCTATAAGTTTGTAGTCATAGCTACAAAACCCGTAGTAATTATATAAGTTATGGTTGAAAAAATCAATGGTTTTTAACCTTTTGATACAACCAAAGTAATTTGTTCAAACTTTAGAGAAATTATCAGTAGTCTAGTAGTAAGTATAGTACAGTATAAATAACTAGACTTTCGGAAATACTCATAAAATTATTAGCAAAATTGGTAGATTTGATCAGCATTTCTGGCTTCTGTGGCTGAATTTGTATTTTTTGTCAGTAAAAATATTGTTCTCCGACATCCAGCAACAATGAGCTATTTACTGAATAGGACTTAAAATATTTATTTATAGCAATAGACGAGGCCGCTAGTATCAGTTGATGATCTAATCTAAAGACTGAATAAATTTCCATGATGTCACCTGCTATAAGCTGCTAGTACCGCTTAGCGGAAGTCAAAAGTCAAAAGTCAAAAGTCAAAAATAATATGGAGTAAGCTTTTTAGCGATTTAGAATGGTTGGTTTATTTACGCCGTGTTGTACTAGTCCATAATCCTTAGCAAGAACTAAAAAATGTTAATATCTGCTAGTTCTGATTTTATTGCTTTGTGTCGAGAGCAAATATCTCTATTAACCCAAGGACTGGGAGCGTCTTTGAGTGTTGTCTACTTAACCCAAGAATTGGCAGATACTCCCACAGGTGAGGCGCAATTAATTCCAGTGGTGGTGTACCCAGAGACAGCAAGATTAAACTACGGAGATGATTTGGTTCAGGGGACAGCCAACCAACAAATTCAATTTAGTAATATTAGTAATATTGGTAATATTAGTAATATTTTGGACTTACCAGATCAACAGGGAAAGTTATTGACAGCAGGTTCAACTTCAAAACCTCCATCCCAGAATTCAGAACATACAAATACACCCCAACCAAATTTAGAAGATGAATATATATTCAGTGGTAATCAAATTGTTTTACCTCTGATTTATGAAGGTGTGATGATGGGGTTATTGGTGACAGGAAGGGAAGATCGACCTTGGAATGAATCGGAAGAAAGGGAAATTCAGCGTATAGCTAAAACCCTAGCGATCGCCTGTATTTTAGATCAGCGTCAAGTTTGGTTACAACAACAATTACATCAACAACAAGTTCTGCAAGAACAACAACGGGATTTACTAGATAATCTTTTACACCAGTTTCGCAACCCCTTAACAGCTATTCGCACCTTTGGAAAACTGCTATTTAAAAGATTGCGGCCAGCAGATCCTAACCGAGATGTAGCCACCAGTATAGTCCGGGAAAGCGATCGCCTCCAAGAATTATTACAACAATTTGATCAAGTTATAGACTTAACAGATGCAGATTTAACCCCCATTCCTCTGCCAGAATCTAAAATTGTTATGGAAGCTTCTGTACAGAAACCAGCTAACCCACCCCTATTATTACCAGGAACAGGAGAAAATATTATTGATTGTCACTTACAAGATTTATTAGTACCATTATTAATATCGGCTCAAGCTATTGCCCAAGAACGAAATCTGGAATTAATAGCAGATATTCCTGAAACTTTACCATTAGTAAAAGCTAATATCAAAGCATTCAGAGAAGTATTGAGTAATATTATTGATAATGCCTTGAAATATACCCCGGCTGGTGGGAAAATTTGCATACAAACCGGACTACAAAAAGATAATTTTCAAGGTATAGCCATTAGTGATACAGGTCCGGGTATTCCTCCAGAAGATTTAAAGCATTTAGGAGAAAGACATTATCGGGGTGTACAAGCACAAACAGAAATTCCTGGCACTGGTTTAGGCATTGCGATCGCTAAACAACTAATTGCACAAATGCAAGGAGAAATCGCAGTTTTCAGCCCTGCATTAAATTCAAATATTACTTCCCTAAAACATCGAGGAACTACTTTTATTATTTGGTTGCCGGAAGTAGGTGATAGGTGACTGGGGACTGGGGACTGGGGACTGGGAACTGGGAACTGGGAACTGGGAACTGGGAACTGGGAACTGGGTAATCAATTTTATTTTTACCAATTACCAATCACCAATTACCAATTACCAATTACCAATCACCACTATTGCACAGAAACTAACAGATTTTGATTAATTGTCATTTCTAAGTCGGTGTTAGGTTCAATAGCAATTAAATCCACACTATTTCTACCAAAGAAAAGACCAATCAAAGCCCCAATACCAGCACCTCCAAGAACTTCTTCTGTAGCCACAGCGCGATCGCCTGTCACCGCAGATACCGCTGCTGCTGCTCCTGCTCCCAATATAGTATTTCTGATAATTGAACTGGTGCTAGTGCCTTTCCTCACAGTTTCCACTTTGGTAATCACATCAGAACTAGCACTCACATTATATTCTTGCCCTGTGGTTAAAACTAATTTTTGTGCTACAAATTGAGAACCACCTTGAGCCGGTCTAAGTTCACCTATCACCTGACTCCCCGCAGGAATCACTACTCTACCATCTTGGGTAATTACACTTTGTGATGTGGTTAAAGTTAAAGGTGCAGTTTCATCTTTAGTCACCAGAATCTTTTCAGCCCGTTCATACTTGACAGGAATCACAGTTCCTTGAGGAATGGTAACAGTTGTAACTGGTGGTGGTGTGGTTTGCAGAGCTACAATATAAGGTGAATTAATTGCAGCGGCTTGATTAGCACTAACTAAAGCTTGGTAAATAAAAGCCGCTACCTGCGCTCTGGTTGCAGTCACACCAGGATTGAGAAATCTCACATTAGGATAGTTAACTACAATTCTTCTCTCAGTGGCCGCAGCAATAGGAAAGCGGGCATAGCCAGAAATACTGCCAGAATCATTGAATAATTGTAGAGTGTTTTCAACATTACCACTAGCAGCATATTCTAAACCGTTAGCCAAAGAAACTAAAACTTGTTCACGGGGAATAGCTTGATTAGGTCTAAAAACATTGCCAGGATATCCTGATAAAAAACCAATAGAGTAAGCTTGTCTAATGGCGTTATATGCCCAAGAATTACTAGGCACATCATTAAAATTGATAGGTTGCCGTTGTGCAGACTTGCTAAAAGCTTTATTAATCATGGCGGCAAACTGCGCCCGTGTCACTGGTTCTTCGGGACGAAATGTACCATCAGGAAATCCCGCAATTACACCTCGTTGTGATAATTGTTGAATAAATTGTGATGCCCAATAATTAGATGAAACATCAGAAAAACCAGTTTGTGCTAAGGTTGGTGCAGATGTTATTAAAGGTGTTACACTACCAACTGTGACACTCAAAGCCATGACTAAGGCTGTTTTTGATTGCAAGCGATTTAAAGTAAACATTGATTTTACTCCTGTAAAAATTATAAGAAGGAAAAAGGAACAGGTAACTTTTAACAGAGGATAGGAACAACATGAAAAGTCTTTTACTATCTGACTTTGATAATCACTGTTTGTCCTAACCTACCTAGTAACTGCTTTATTTGTTTTTTTGTTATCTACTCTGTTAACTACTTAGACAATTTTCACCTTAAACTGTTCCCAGTGGTTTCTTGAATTTGTAAATAGTTTTACTTTTAGGTTTATTTTCCTGGATATAAATACGAGTTTAAGAACAACAGAGAATATAACTTTATCAATCCCAATACCTTTGCCATTTTCCCGTAGGTTGGGTTTACCGTGTGGAAACCCAACGTAAACTCAACGTATTTGTTGGGTTTCGTTCCTCAACCCAACCTACAAATCAAGATATTTTTGATTTTGGCGAAGGTATTGCAATCCATTAAATATTGATTTTGACATAAAATCAAGCGATCGCACACAATCTTGGCAATGGCGATCGCTTTTTCACCATCATAAAACTCACGACTTCAATTATGTTAAGTCTAGTTACGAGATAGTACCAAATTGGATGAAAGCGTGATATCTAAATCATTCTCAGGTCGCAAAACGAAAACATCAGCCTGTTTCTTCCGCAACAGCACACTTGCTAAAGCACCCGCAGCAGCACCACCAATAGGTTCTAAAGTTTCAATTTTCTTGTTACCTGTCAGTAGTGAAATCACAGTAGCTGCACCAGCACCAATAGCAGCATCAGTTAAAACCTGTCCAGTATCAGTTCCTTTGGAGATTTTTTCAGTTTCGGTGATAGTGCGAGAATTAGCATTAATCTGTAACCGTCTTCCAGTGGCAAATACTAATTCTCTAGCTACAAAGCGTACACCTTTTTTATTGTTATTGTTAGGCAGGTTCACCGATTGTAACTCCCCTACAACCTCAGTATTAGCCGGAATCAACACATTTCTGTTACTGTCGATAATATCATTAGCTATTCTCAGCGTTAGAGGTAATCTTTCTCCAGGATTCACAATTACTTTCTCTTTTTCATAAGTCACAGGTAAGGTGACATTTGCCGGAATGGTAATGGTTCGGGGTTGGTTAATATTGAATTGTGCTTGAGCAGGAGCAAAGGTAAATAAAGGGGTGACAGCACCTGTAGTAATGGCTATTGTCATCAGTGCAACAGTTCCAGACTGCCAACCCATAAGACTACTCATATATGATATTTCCAATGATGTGGATAGATGTGATGACGTGGGTTGACCCGGATAGTTTCTTCTATTATCAGTTCTCAGTTAGCAGTTGACTTGCATAGTAGATATGGTGCTATATTAGATGCCAGGTGACACACTTGTCAAGTTAAGGCTATTAATTAGTCATTCACTGACTTAAAGCGATAATGGCAATAAGTAACTTGACGCTCCCCGCCTTAAAAGGACGGAGATTCTTGTTTCAATGAGTAACCTTGCCCAAACTTGTTACCAAATCTGGGTAGAGGGTCATCTCTCCACAAGCGTTAAAAGTTTCCGTCCGCCCGACGGTACTTAAATCATAGCCAGTCTGTTTTAGTGCTTTCGCCAAAATATTGATTGCGGCATTATGGTCACGATCAAGAACGCACCCACAGTTACAAACATGAGTTCTAACTGACAGTGATTTTTTGACAATTTCTCCACAATTAGCACAATTTTGAGAAGTATATTGTGGGGCAACTGGTACAACCACACGCCCGTAAATCTTCCCAAAATATTCTAACCATTGAGTAAACAGCGACCAACTAGCATCACTAATTGACTTGGCTAGTTTGCTATTTTTAAGCATATTTCTCACTTGCAGTTTTTCAAACGCCACTAAATCGTTAGATTTAACCACGCACAATGCTTGTTTTACAGCAAAGTCTTTACGTTGACGTGATACTTGCAAATGTTTTCTACCAAGACGGTTAATAGCTTTTTTGCGATTGTTAGAACCTTTATTTTTGCGACTAACTCTTTTCTGTAGTCGTTTCAAAGATTTCTCTGACTTCCGCAAATATCTGGGATTATCAACCTTATTTCCTTGAGAATCCGTATAGAAGCTATTTAAACCAACATCTAATCCAACCGTTTTACCTGTTGGAGCGGTGTCAATTTTTCGTTCTGCATCTACGCAAAACTGCACATAATAACCGTCAGAACGTTTAACTATTCTGACTCTCTTTATTTGCTTAATTTGGTAAAAGTGTAAATCCCAAGTTCCAATTAACTTTAGTTGACCTATACCACATTTATCTATAAAATTAATGTGCTTACGGTCATCTAAAAGTTTCCATCCAGTTGATTTATATTCGACTGAACGGTTATTCTTTTGAAACCTGGGATATCCCTTTTTACCTGGAACTTTGGCTTTGCAGTTATCAAAAAATCGTTTAATTGCAAAAGCTGTTC contains:
- the serS gene encoding serine--tRNA ligase, with amino-acid sequence MLDIKQIRENPQLVQEKLNSRSGKYDIQPILDLSQKQRELEGKRNDLQARSNEIGKLVGQKIKSGVSPQSEEILALKEEGNNIKITLSELEPQEKELKAQIQDLLLALPNLPSDSTPIGASEDDNPEVRRWGDEYKPENPNILPHWEIGEKLGILNFERAVKIAQSRFVSLIGAGAALERALIQFMLSKHIENGYIEVSPPLLVNTDSLTGTGQLPKFAEESFKCADDELWLIPTAEVPVTNFYRGEIINAEDLPIYHCAYTPCFRREAGSYGRDMRGLIRLHQFNKVELVKLVKPEDSFEELEKLVASAESILQGLKLPYRVINLCTGDLGFGATKTYDLEVWLPSSGKYREISSCSNCVDFQARRADIRFKEAGKKGTQFVHTLNGSGLAVGRTMAAILENYQQADGTIKVPEVLQVYLGREVL
- a CDS encoding Uma2 family endonuclease, which encodes MTSEPVILNIKNVGLSDEQFYHLCQTNEDWKLEETAKGELIIMPPVGAISGNRESNFNGYVWLWNLQTKLGKVFSSSTIFTLPNGGKRSPDVAWIANERWDALSIEEQEKFPRICPDFVIELRSRTDSLTQLQDKMQEYLNSGLRLGWLIDPQNQPVEIYRQNQPVEIISLPTTLSGEDVLPGFILDLSLFHD
- a CDS encoding DUF3611 family protein, giving the protein MTQNFETPSANIRAIAQMFRLGGWISFWIQLVLGVISGIIVILFAFFSQRPGSPSNNPGTGFGVFLAVCGLIVLGAGIYLAYRYTTIGKQLDSPNPSNRPRKLESVQIIRLGVWVNLGGILVTLLGAQAIVGTLVARSISPQAVTTQLFDPTRIISGLDMLVVQANINTVSAHFSGLIASLFLLNRITK
- a CDS encoding cofactor assembly of complex C subunit B; translated protein: MNNTIVQSTFLLTLLLSVGLFFFIRASTKDRTEQAKLTSEQDDATLMNQLKEYFRSRSYRVTSIDKDSNQVNFEGFVRPSWFLAIFLTILAAVGFACLSLVLSQLFSSHSPFSLVLVLLSPLSGIFYWRKAGRLEKVSLKMESTPNEQHSSSIITVIAHRDELAELQKALQLKMVD
- a CDS encoding DUF3155 domain-containing protein codes for the protein MARRRKRKSRRRQEGRRILEHVPQYSIESGEDKPVTAARKFIQAEGILPPALLLVKRNEHTTDRYFWAEKGLFGAQYVEENHFLFPSLRVLETPVSQQELVTVASR
- a CDS encoding GAF domain-containing sensor histidine kinase; protein product: MLISASSDFIALCREQISLLTQGLGASLSVVYLTQELADTPTGEAQLIPVVVYPETARLNYGDDLVQGTANQQIQFSNISNIGNISNILDLPDQQGKLLTAGSTSKPPSQNSEHTNTPQPNLEDEYIFSGNQIVLPLIYEGVMMGLLVTGREDRPWNESEEREIQRIAKTLAIACILDQRQVWLQQQLHQQQVLQEQQRDLLDNLLHQFRNPLTAIRTFGKLLFKRLRPADPNRDVATSIVRESDRLQELLQQFDQVIDLTDADLTPIPLPESKIVMEASVQKPANPPLLLPGTGENIIDCHLQDLLVPLLISAQAIAQERNLELIADIPETLPLVKANIKAFREVLSNIIDNALKYTPAGGKICIQTGLQKDNFQGIAISDTGPGIPPEDLKHLGERHYRGVQAQTEIPGTGLGIAIAKQLIAQMQGEIAVFSPALNSNITSLKHRGTTFIIWLPEVGDR
- a CDS encoding S-layer homology domain-containing protein, which encodes MFTLNRLQSKTALVMALSVTVGSVTPLITSAPTLAQTGFSDVSSNYWASQFIQQLSQRGVIAGFPDGTFRPEEPVTRAQFAAMINKAFSKSAQRQPINFNDVPSNSWAYNAIRQAYSIGFLSGYPGNVFRPNQAIPREQVLVSLANGLEYAASGNVENTLQLFNDSGSISGYARFPIAAATERRIVVNYPNVRFLNPGVTATRAQVAAFIYQALVSANQAAAINSPYIVALQTTPPPVTTVTIPQGTVIPVKYERAEKILVTKDETAPLTLTTSQSVITQDGRVVIPAGSQVIGELRPAQGGSQFVAQKLVLTTGQEYNVSASSDVITKVETVRKGTSTSSIIRNTILGAGAAAAVSAVTGDRAVATEEVLGGAGIGALIGLFFGRNSVDLIAIEPNTDLEMTINQNLLVSVQ
- a CDS encoding conjugal transfer protein TrbI — translated: MSSLMGWQSGTVALMTIAITTGAVTPLFTFAPAQAQFNINQPRTITIPANVTLPVTYEKEKVIVNPGERLPLTLRIANDIIDSNRNVLIPANTEVVGELQSVNLPNNNNKKGVRFVARELVFATGRRLQINANSRTITETEKISKGTDTGQVLTDAAIGAGAATVISLLTGNKKIETLEPIGGAAAGALASVLLRKKQADVFVLRPENDLDITLSSNLVLSRN
- a CDS encoding RNA-guided endonuclease InsQ/TnpB family protein, with the translated sequence MIVFEFKAKGTKQQYQRIDEAIRITQFIRNKCLRFWMENQNVKPYDLNKYTAVLASEFDFADKLNSMARQAAAERTAFAIKRFFDNCKAKVPGKKGYPRFQKNNRSVEYKSTGWKLLDDRKHINFIDKCGIGQLKLIGTWDLHFYQIKQIKRVRIVKRSDGYYVQFCVDAERKIDTAPTGKTVGLDVGLNSFYTDSQGNKVDNPRYLRKSEKSLKRLQKRVSRKNKGSNNRKKAINRLGRKHLQVSRQRKDFAVKQALCVVKSNDLVAFEKLQVRNMLKNSKLAKSISDASWSLFTQWLEYFGKIYGRVVVPVAPQYTSQNCANCGEIVKKSLSVRTHVCNCGCVLDRDHNAAINILAKALKQTGYDLSTVGRTETFNACGEMTLYPDLVTSLGKVTH